The DNA sequence AATAGAGAGCTAATAAAAACTTTATTAAATAGATATGAAGAAGTAAACAATGAGATGAATAAAACATATCTTAAAAAATAGATACTAATTTTATATAAAAATTAAAATAATAAACTTTTTTTAAAAAATAGCTAAAATAATAAACTTTTTTTAAAAAATAAAATAAAAAAATAGCTAAAATAATAAACTTTTTTTAAAAAATAAAATAAAAAAATAGCTAAAATAATAAACTAATTCTTAAATAAAAAATTAAAAAGGATTTACTCAAAAACCAAATAAAAAAAAAAAAAGTCAAGGTTTTTGAGGGGAAGCCTCAAAAAGCTTGAGTGCTAGAATAAATCAGTTTCATTTAATTTTTCTTCAAACCAGTGTGCTCTTTTATCTGCAAACATTTTTACAATTAATGCTAAAACTAATGTAATTACAGCCATAGCAATTAAAATTGAAAATGAATAAATATAATTAGACCATACTAATCCTAATGCAGTTTCTCTCAGTAAATCAATTCCATGAGTCATTGGCATAAATGGACTAACTGTTTGTAATAATGATCCCATTAATTGAATAGGATAAATACCTCCAGTACCTGAAATTTGGAATACTAACCAAATTACAGCTATTCCTTTTCCAAGATGACCTAAAGATGATACTAATGAATAACAAATCAACATAAATATTAAGGCTATGAAATAAGCCGAAAATATAAACATCAATGGGTTAGATATTTGAATTCCTAATATAAATGCACCAATAAGAGTAACAGTAGTTTCTAAAAATGCCATTACCAAGAAGATTAATAACTTACCAAAGTACATCTCAGAAGGAGCATATTTAGTTCCAGTAGATTGACCAGTTCTAAGCATAACACATGTAATTATTGCTCCTACCCACATAGATAAAGCTATATAAAATGGAGCAACTTCTGAACCATAATCTGAAACAGGGTATAATTCATTTTCCTTTAAAGTTACAGGAGAATAAATATAATCCCCAACATCTTCTTCATTCACACCAGTTATACCAGAAAGTGAACTAGAAGCAGCAGAAAGTGAACTAGAAGCTGAAAGTAATGCAGAAGAAGCACCATCAGCAAGTAATGCAGAGCCTGCAGCTAAGCTTACTGAACCTTCAGCTAATTGAGTGCTACCATTAGCTAATTTAGAAGCACCATCAGCAACACCAGAAGCACCATCAGAAAGACCAGAAGCACCATCAGCTAATTTTACAGAACTATTAGCTAATTTAGAAGATCCTTGTGCAAGATTACTTGAAGATTCAGCTAAATTAGAACTTGAATTAGCTAAACTTTTAGAACCATTTACAACTTGTTTTAATTCTTCATTAGGTAATGTACTTACATCAACAGAAGAATCTAATTGTTTAGCAGATTCCTTTACTTGAGTAGAACCTGCTGAAATTTTATCTGCAGATGAAGAGATTTCAGAAGAACCAGATTTCACCTTAGAAGCACCAGAAGAAACCTTATTAGCTCCTGATTTTAGTTCTGAAGCTCCTGAAGAAACCTTATTAGAACCATCTTCCAAATCAGAAGCACTAGATTTCACCTTAGAAGCACCTGATTGAACCTTATAAGCACCAGCACTTAATTGTCCAGCACCAGAAGCCATTTGTCCAGCGCCAGATGAAAGTGCAGATTTTAACTCTCCTAATTTTGCATACGCCGCAAGATTAATAAATTGAACAATTTTTGCATTAATTTTATTATAAATTGCCCTAGCTGCTGAATCACTAAGTTTTGAGGCCATTGGGTTAGATTTTCTATTTACAATATATTCCAATTCAGCAGAATGTGGATTGTCAGTTGTAATAGAACTAATAGAACTACTAAAGTTTTTAGGAATAATTATTCCTGCATAATATGTTCCATTTTTAACCCCCTCCCTCAGTTCATCTTCACTTACAAATGTCCAATAGAAGTCATCATTTCTCTTTAATTCATCTTCTAATTGATTTCCAACATTTATCTTTTCACCATCAAAGGAGGAACCATTATCTAAATTAGCAACTGCAAATTCAAGATTTCCAGTATTCTCATAAGGATCCCAGCAAGCTTGAATATTTATAAGAGCATATAAAGAAGGCAATATTATAATAGCAAGTAAAGTAATTACTACTATAGGATTTTTAGTAAATACATCTTTAAAATCTTTTTTAAGAAGTTGAACTACATTTCTTACTCCTCTTCTTAAATTTAATTCTCTCATATAAAACCTCACATAATATAAAAAATCACATTACTAAAATCTAGATTACCATGACATATAACTAATAAATAAAACTAAATTAAACTAATTAAACTAATTAAACTAATTAAACTAATTAAATTAATAAATAAAACTAATTAAATTAATTAAATTATTTAATAAAAAGTTATTAAAATAATAGTGATAAATCATTATTAAAAATAAAACTCTGTAAAATCTTAAAAAAAATGTTTAAAAATACTAAACATTAAATAAAATCTTAATGATTTAATAAATTTTAGATAAATTGAAAATAATAGAATAAAGAAATAAAAATTTTTATTTAAATATTCTTCTAAAATTAAATTTAAATATTCTTCTAAAATTAATAATAATTAAAATTTTATATACTTAATAATATTTATAATTAATAATTAATAAAGTTTTAAAAAAATTATCTATTTTGATTTTTATAAAAAGAAAAAATAAGATAAAAAATTAAAAATTAAAAAATTAAAATAATATACTATAAAAATAGAAAATTAAAAAATTAAAAATAATATACTATAAAAATAGAAAATTAAAAAATTAAAAATAATATACTATAAAAATAGAAAATTAAAAAATAAATGAAAAATAGACTAACTATCCATTTAATTTTAAAATAGCTTCTGCTAAGTCTCCACCAGTTTCTCTTAATGCTTCTTCAGCATCAGCAGCACTTACACCAGCAGTATTAGCAACCATTTCAATATCTTCATCAGGGATAATAATTTCACTTTCAATTTCTACTTCAACAGCATTACCACTAACTTGATAAGTTTCCTGACCCATTACATTCATCATATTTACTTCAGCAGGAGAAATGATAATTTCCTTATCTTCAAAACGGATAATAACTTCTTTTACTCCTTCTAAGTCTTTCATTTCCATACCCATTTTTTTCATTTGTCTTTGCATATTTTTTAGTTGTTTTGGGTTCATACCAGGTATCATAATATTTCCTCTCTAAATTTTATTTAAATTTAATTAAATTTAGTTAATAAATATTTTAATTAAATTTTTTAAATAATTATATTCTATAAATTAGAATATATAATAATTTTTATATAATTTAAGTTTTTTAAATTAAGAATTATTTTTTCTTAAATCCTTTTCTTGTTTTAATAGCTTGACCTGTTTTAAAGTCTAGCATTTCTTTATGATTTAAAAGTGCCTTACCAAATGCTAAAAGTTCACATTCCTCATTAACAATTAAAACTTCATCATTAGAACGGATATTTTCATCACAATCTTTTATAAACTTAGCAAAAACACTTTTTCCATCACGAGCAAATGATTCTACACTGTTATCAATCATAACTTTATTTCTCATTCCATCTAAGCTAGCTAATCTTTTAGCACCTAATTTAGATAAAATTAAAAAGCTATCAGAAGCTCTCATATTAACAATATTTTGATTTTTATCGTAAATATGTCTTATCTTACCAGTTTTTTTACTTTTTTCTATTTTAATTTCTCCAGTAAATAAAGCTTCTCCAGCACCTTCGCCAAATTGATAATCTGCAATAGCTTTTAACTTTTTAATATCGTCTTTTTCAAATTTGATATCTTCAGAATTTGAATAAGGCTCTATATAATCAAGCTCAAGCTCATCTAAAACTTTAGGATCTATTAAAACATTGCCATAATTTTCTGCAAAGTCCACTAAAAAGTCCCTTGTAAAATCAACTGCTATTTTATCATGAATCTTAGGTGCATCACTTTGACTCAGTGGATAAAGCTCATCTAATTCAAGTGGAATTAAACAAAATGGAATATCTAAAACCATAAAATCAGTTTCATGATTCTCTATAATACATGGTTCATCTTCACCTTTAGATTCATCTTTTGCATAAACAAAGAATTCTTTAAAACTATTTGATAAATATTTACTATAAGGTTTCCTGTAAGCTGGAAGTACAATAAGATTTTTCTTTTTATCCATTTCATTAAGTTTATTTAAATGCCTTGTAACTTCTGCCCTTCTTAATGATTCTGGACCGGTGTAGAAAAATGCTGATTTTTTACTGCGAGGATCAAATTTCTCTAAATCATCACTATATTCACCCAAATGCCTTAAAGCATCAAGAAGCATAGGATGAGCTCTGCATCTTTCTTCTACAAGCTCCATCAAGCTACCTTCAGAAATAGCTTGGCGAATAAGTCTAAGTTCTGCAAAGCTTACATGAAGATTATGCTCTGCAATAAGTTTTACTCTTTTCTCTTTTTCCATTGCTCTTAAATCATCTGGAGTGTATTTACAACAAACTTCACAGGAACAAGGCATCTCAGTTAAATTTTCAAGTTTTATTGTACCTCTTGTAGTGAGGAATCTGTCTCCTTCTGCATATAAAATATAAGCTGCAGAATCAAATAAATCACAACCCATAGCTACACAAAGTGCAAAAATCATAGGATGTCCTGCACCCATTAAATGACGTGCTTTAGAATCGGGTAAACATTTAACAGAATGCATTACAGCATCCACCAAATCTCTGTAATGATACATTTCCATAAGTGGCACAACAGCACCGATCGGATATAAGTCTGCATCAAGCTTTGTTAATTCAGTTGCACAGTATTCTCTTAAATCAGGAAAAGTAGAGCCTTGAACTACAGAATTTAATTTCATTTCATAATTATTATCTCTTACAAAACCAATAGCTTCCTTTGCACGTTCTAAAGTGATTTTTAAATCTTCTTCAGCTTTTTCATAATCAACATAAGGTGCAGTTGGAATATCGAGAGAAGTTCCTATATCTGTTCCAATAGCTTCTTGAAATTCAATAACTTCCTTATTTGTTATATCTACATCACCATAAACAGATAATTGGAATGATCCAGAATCAGTCATAATAGGCCCATCAAAGTTTATAAGTTCATGTAAACCAATATCCAATGCCTTTTTACTTAAGTCTTCATCTTTATAAATTAAATAAGCATTGGTTATTACAATATCTGCTCCATAATCTTTAACATTAATTGTTTGTTTTCTAGGATGAATTACAGGCATTAAATTTGGAGTTTTAATATCTCCATGTTTTGTTTTTAAAAGACCTACTCTTCCCCTCATATCTTTTGCTTTAATCTCAAACATATTTTCTTTCCTTGAAATAATTTTAAATAAATTTTTTAATAGAATTAATCAATTGTAAAAATTTTAAAAGATAAATAATAATTACAAATTTAATAAATCTAAATAATGTAATAAAAAATAGATTATATACTATTATTAATTTAAAAGTTTAAAAAGTTTATTAATAAATAACTGACAAAATGATAATTTAAAAAAAAAGTAATATAAATTAAAACTAATCTAAATTTTATGATAATTTAAAAAAAGGAATATAAATTTAAACTAATCTAAATTCTTATTTTTTACCCCATCTAAACAATTAAAACTAATCTAAATTCTTATTTTTTACCCCATCTAAACAATTAAAACTAATTTAAATTCTTATTTTTTACATCATCTAAACGTTTCATCATTTTTAAAATACGAGTTCTTGAATTATTATCCTCTAAATATTCTTCCATGTAATCATTTTCAGGTTCTACAATATAGAAAGCTTCTTTTGATAAAACACCAGGAATATTCATTTTTGAAAGGTTTCTTTCTACTCTTCTTTTTAATGGTTTATCATCCATATCTTGAGCTAAAAATATAGGAGTTTTTACAGCTGATGATATTTTAGTATTATGACGAGCTAAATGACGTTCTTCTCTTCTATTATCAAGTATTTCAGCTGAAGAAAGGTTTAAATTAGGATCTCTAAATGGAATACCTACATCAGATAAAGCCATTTTAATCTCATCATTTCGAGCTAATGACTTTCTAAGGTTTTTAGGATTTGGTGATGCTAAAGTTCCACCTTGAAAACGTCCGAAGATTGGACCTAAAGATACATAAAAATCCGCTTCAATAAACCCCATTCTTACAGGAGCTGATGAAGTATATGTAGCAACTATTCCATTATCTTTAATCACTCTTCTAAACTCTTTAAAAAAGTCCACACTAAGCAGTTCAGGAGACATATTTTGGCTAAAAGGATCTAAAAATATAGCATCATACTTTTTATCTTCTAGTTTTTGTATAACCTGCCTTGCATCATCAATATGGATTTCTAAATCAATATTATTTGGAATAATAGTTTCTTCGAGTTCTAATGATGCATAATTAGAGTCTATTAAAGCTTGCTCTATTGCTTTTTTAGTAATATCATGAGCTTTTATTGGAGATGGAACCATTAAACCAGCAGCAAGAGTTGGTTTAGATATTTCCAACATATCAATATGTAAATTTGCATTTCCATCACTATTTTTTATAAAATCATCAATAGCTGCAGATGAATTATAACCTAAACCTGCACAGATATCTAAAATAGTTATATCCTCATCATAATTAAGTTTTAGAGGTTTTATAAACTTTTCAAATGATTCACTTATTGCTCCAGTTGAAGTATGTAATGTTTCTACCTTATGATTTATTTCCTTTGATTTAATACTGTATGATCCATCATCTGTTTTTACAAAGTATTCTTTATGTTCTGCAAAAATAGAATTTCTATATTTAGCATCTTTGTATTTTCTTTCATTATCAAATGCTTCTTTTATTAAATCATAAATAGTCTCATCAATTACAGTAGACTCTTTTACATAGCTCATTTAATCACTTTAAATAGTTTTAGATAGATATTAAAAAATTTTAAATATCATTAATATATTTTAATATTAGTTAAATTATTATTTAAATTTTAATAATAAAAAATAATAATAAAAATAGATTTAATCAATAAAACTATTTAGAAAAACAGGTTTTATTAAGATTTTCTCATACTGCTTCAATTAATCCTTTCTTCAATTAATCCTTTAATAAAATAGTTCATATACTTTCGATTATATGTGTATTTAAATAATATCTTAAAAACATATTCTTAAAAAAAATACATACTATTAAATTCAAGATTTTAAAAATCTAAAATCACCTATTTAAATCTTTAAATTCTTGAAATAAAATTATAGCTACTGAATCCATTAGAATTTTCTTTGGAATTTTTCTCAAAGGTTTATCTCTAAAACATCCCCATTTCACCTTATTTCCACCTTAATTAAGATTTAAATTAATAAATAAGCACAAAGACTGAAATGACTACAAACTAATAACTCTAACATTAGAATTAATCTTTTTAATTTTTTTATAAATTTCATTAACGAAATCATCATTAATTTCTGAAAATGAATTAAATTCTTTATTTAAAGATTCATATTTAGATTTAGCTAAATTATGAGTTTTAAAAATCTCTACTTTAAAATTAGGATATTTTTCAATTAGTTTTAAAATAAGCTTAATATTTTCTTCCTTTAAAGTATATTCTTTATTTAAAGGAATTCTAAAAGTAATATTTTCATTTTTTATTTTAGAATTATTGATTAATTCTAAATTTTTATAATATGCATCCATATCCAAGTTTAAAACTTCTTTTGCTTCTTTTTTATCTAAAAGTTTTATGTCAATGAATAATTCATCAATAAAAGGAATAGCTATTTTTAAAAGATTGTTTGAAACAGATAAAGAAGTTTCAAAACAAATATTAATATTTTTATCCTTTAAATTCTTTAAAAGTGGTTTTAACGATTCGATTTGAAGGAGTGGTTCCCCTCCTGAGAATGTAACTCCCCCTTTAGCATCACCATAATATATTTCATCTTTTAAAATCTCTTTTTCAAGCTCTTCTAATGAAATATCATAACCAAATGATTCATTTTTATTATTGTGATTATAATCTTCTATTTCAAAATTAAGGTTTTCTGGATTACAGCACCAAGGACAAGTTAAATCACACCCTTTTAAAAATACAGTAGTTCTAATTCCAGAACCATCTTGTAGAGAAAAACGCTGTATATTCGTAATTCTAACTGTCATTTTATCACTTAAAAAATAAAAAAATAAAAAATAAATAAAAATTTATTAAAATAATGAAAAAATAATCTAATATAAAATATTAAGAAAAATACTTTAATTAACTTTTTCCTTCATTTTTTAAAGCCCTTTTAATTAATAAATCTTTATAATCTTCAGGTAAATCATTGAAGTATGCACTAAAACCCCAAACTCTTACAATTAAATTAGGATGCATATCAGGATTTTCTTTTGCTTCAATTAAAGTTTTACTACTTACAACATTCATTTGCATTTGGAAAAATCCTAATTTAATGCTTGAAATAATGAAGTCTGTAAATTTATCCAAATGATTTTCAATTAAATCTGGTGAAAGCATTAAATCTACCACATTACCATTGAATTTAGCTCCACCATAGTCTAATTTTGATGCAAAATGTAATATTTCAGTAAAATCTTTATTAGTATCTAAGGATATATGGGTTGAAAAAGGCTCTCCTTCTTTTCTACCATCAAATGAAGCTGATATTTCACTACCTGCACTAATATAAGAAGGAGCACTTAAACCAAATTTAATTTTGCCTCCAAACTTATTAGTATACCCTTTAAAACAATCTTCTAAAAAGAAAATAATCTCATTAGAAATAGATAATATTTCTTCATCATCCATAGCAAAACAAGGTTTTATACTTTTCAATTCATTAAATACATTATGATACTTAGCTTTTTTAAAGTTATTCTTCCTCATTTTATTTAATTCATTTAAAGTATATTTCTTCTCTTCAAAAACAAGTTTTTTAATATTATATAAACTATTTACAGTATTTGCAAGTGAAACAGTAGTAATTCCATAATGATTATATTTAGCTCCACCTTTAGAAATATCAATTTGTTTATCATTACAATCATCTATAAATAAAGAAAGGATTGGATCTTCATTCCATCCTATATCATCTAGAGTTTGAATTAATGATTCTGCTTCTTTTTTAAGATAGTATTTATAGGAATTAAACAATTCATCAAAATTTTCTAGCATACCTAATACTTCTTTATTTTCACTGTCAAAAAACTCATTTAAAGGTTTTAAAAAAGATATGAAATTAATATTGTTTTGTTCTAAACCTTTACCAAGTGCTGAAGGTTCCCAACAAGCAGAAACTACATAATTTGTAGCATCTTCTTTATCATATCCAAATTCGATCATCTTATCAATGACAATTTCATCATTAGAAAATAATGGACTACCAATTCCTGTATTAATAGTTTTTAAAGACAATTCAATTAAATCACGAGGAGTTTGATTGCTTATTCTAAGTAAAACTTTAGGATCTGGCAATTGAAGCTCTTTTATTGCATTAATAAACATATAAGTCAAATCATTATAGAAATAATATTCTCCATATTCATCGCTGTATTTGCCGCCAAGAATAATTACTTGACCAGTATCCCCCATAAGAGCAGCACTTTTAAACCAATAATAGGAATGTAAAGTTTTTAAAAATGATTTTATTAATTCATATGCTTCTTCTTGTGTGATAAATCCACTATTCAAATCATCAAGGTATAAATCTTCAAGTATTTTATCTAATCGACCTAAACCATTTAAACCATGCCCAGTTTGCCATAAAAGTTGATTATAGAACAATATTCTTTGTAAAGCTTCTTCAAAGTGTTCTGCCTCCCTATCTATCATATTTTCAAAATAGTGAACAAATTTAGTTTTTTCCTGGTGATTAGACTTTTTTAATTTCTTAATGATTCTATAAATTAATAATTCAATAGCATCAACTGTATCTTGTTGATTTCTAATAAAATCAGAATCAGAATATAATTTCATCCTATATCCTTCTTTAGGATTAAAATACATTTCATTATAGTCATAAATAGAATTATTTAATACTCTAGAGTAATCAATTGAAATATTATCAATTATATGGCCCTCTTCAGATAAGTTTTTAAATTCATCTAAAAAGAATATGAAACCGTCTTTAGGAACTGTTATCTCTAGTTTTCTAAATAGATTCTTAATTTGAGTTCCTTTATTAAATTTATTAGTGGTTATATACAATTTATACATATTTTTAGCTAAATAACTACTAGCTTTCTCCCTACTGCCAAATCTTCTAGTTAATTTACGGAATAAAAAAGCTAAAGTTATGGATCTTTTACCTAAAGAATTGCCTTGTGCTTTATGGTAAGTCTTCTTTGCGAATTTTTTAAAGAATGTATTCATAATTTAGCCCCTATAATTTAGCTCCTATTTAGTAGTTTATTTTTTTATAAAATAAGAATAATTATAAAAAATAATATATTAAAAATAAAGTAAATAAAAACTTATAAAGTTATCATTATTATCTCTTTAGTAATTCATTAATAATATATTTATCAGTATCATCAATTGTTTTAGTAATAATCAATGCTAAAATATATACAATTAAACCTATAGGAATAGCTAACCATAATGATACATTTATTAAATAAAGAACAATGAACAGTATAAAACCACAAATAATTAATTTAATAATTGTTTTTAGTAATAAAAAATCTGGCCTATACTCTGTTTTAGAAATAGAACATAGCATAAGGACTAAAATTAATATTTCACTAAGTACTGTAGTAATAGATGCACCAATATAAGACCAAATTGGTATTGTAAGATAATTTAAAATAATATTAAATATTGCAGTTACAAGATATATCTTTGTTACAGAAAGTTCTTTTCCAATTGAATTAAGTAATGATGTTGCTACACCATTGATAAATAAAAATACAACTGTCCAAATAAGTATTTGCATAGCAGGAGAAGCAAGAGCATACTTACTACTATAAATTAAATTTATTATATAAGGAGAATAGAGATACACTCCAATATTTATTGGCAATAATATAAGTAAAGAATATTTAAAAGACTGTTCAAAGCTCACTTTAAGTAAATTAGTATTTTCAGCATATAACTTACTCATTAAAGGGAAGATAACATATTGATAAATTACATAAAATGCTACAAAGACTGAAACAATTTTATATGCAGCGTTATAAATTCCAGTGGCATAGTTTCCAGATAAAAATTTAATCATAACAACATCTATTGAGAAATAAACTGTATAAAAGAATATGCTTAAACCAAATGGAATAGATTTTATAGCTATATCTTTCCAAAAAGACAAATCAAATTCAAATTTCGGAATTCCAAAGGATCTGTTCATATTTAATACCATGTAAATTAAAAATGCTAAATAAGCTAATGCATATGATAAAGCTACAGCAACTAAACCTAAATCTAATACAACAATTAATAAAGTAAATAAGAGCAATAAAACACTTGTTATAATTTCACCAATTGAATTAATCTTCTGATTTTCATATGCTTGAAATACCCCACCAATAAATTTAATCATACATATAAAAATAGTCTCAATTGAAATTATTAA is a window from the Methanobrevibacter olleyae genome containing:
- a CDS encoding YhgE/Pip domain-containing protein, which translates into the protein MRELNLRRGVRNVVQLLKKDFKDVFTKNPIVVITLLAIIILPSLYALINIQACWDPYENTGNLEFAVANLDNGSSFDGEKINVGNQLEDELKRNDDFYWTFVSEDELREGVKNGTYYAGIIIPKNFSSSISSITTDNPHSAELEYIVNRKSNPMASKLSDSAARAIYNKINAKIVQFINLAAYAKLGELKSALSSGAGQMASGAGQLSAGAYKVQSGASKVKSSASDLEDGSNKVSSGASELKSGANKVSSGASKVKSGSSEISSSADKISAGSTQVKESAKQLDSSVDVSTLPNEELKQVVNGSKSLANSSSNLAESSSNLAQGSSKLANSSVKLADGASGLSDGASGVADGASKLANGSTQLAEGSVSLAAGSALLADGASSALLSASSSLSAASSSLSGITGVNEEDVGDYIYSPVTLKENELYPVSDYGSEVAPFYIALSMWVGAIITCVMLRTGQSTGTKYAPSEMYFGKLLIFLVMAFLETTVTLIGAFILGIQISNPLMFIFSAYFIALIFMLICYSLVSSLGHLGKGIAVIWLVFQISGTGGIYPIQLMGSLLQTVSPFMPMTHGIDLLRETALGLVWSNYIYSFSILIAMAVITLVLALIVKMFADKRAHWFEEKLNETDLF
- a CDS encoding nascent polypeptide-associated complex protein, with product MIPGMNPKQLKNMQRQMKKMGMEMKDLEGVKEVIIRFEDKEIIISPAEVNMMNVMGQETYQVSGNAVEVEIESEIIIPDEDIEMVANTAGVSAADAEEALRETGGDLAEAILKLNG
- the tgtA gene encoding tRNA guanosine(15) transglycosylase TgtA is translated as MFEIKAKDMRGRVGLLKTKHGDIKTPNLMPVIHPRKQTINVKDYGADIVITNAYLIYKDEDLSKKALDIGLHELINFDGPIMTDSGSFQLSVYGDVDITNKEVIEFQEAIGTDIGTSLDIPTAPYVDYEKAEEDLKITLERAKEAIGFVRDNNYEMKLNSVVQGSTFPDLREYCATELTKLDADLYPIGAVVPLMEMYHYRDLVDAVMHSVKCLPDSKARHLMGAGHPMIFALCVAMGCDLFDSAAYILYAEGDRFLTTRGTIKLENLTEMPCSCEVCCKYTPDDLRAMEKEKRVKLIAEHNLHVSFAELRLIRQAISEGSLMELVEERCRAHPMLLDALRHLGEYSDDLEKFDPRSKKSAFFYTGPESLRRAEVTRHLNKLNEMDKKKNLIVLPAYRKPYSKYLSNSFKEFFVYAKDESKGEDEPCIIENHETDFMVLDIPFCLIPLELDELYPLSQSDAPKIHDKIAVDFTRDFLVDFAENYGNVLIDPKVLDELELDYIEPYSNSEDIKFEKDDIKKLKAIADYQFGEGAGEALFTGEIKIEKSKKTGKIRHIYDKNQNIVNMRASDSFLILSKLGAKRLASLDGMRNKVMIDNSVESFARDGKSVFAKFIKDCDENIRSNDEVLIVNEECELLAFGKALLNHKEMLDFKTGQAIKTRKGFKKK
- a CDS encoding MnmC family methyltransferase, whose amino-acid sequence is MSYVKESTVIDETIYDLIKEAFDNERKYKDAKYRNSIFAEHKEYFVKTDDGSYSIKSKEINHKVETLHTSTGAISESFEKFIKPLKLNYDEDITILDICAGLGYNSSAAIDDFIKNSDGNANLHIDMLEISKPTLAAGLMVPSPIKAHDITKKAIEQALIDSNYASLELEETIIPNNIDLEIHIDDARQVIQKLEDKKYDAIFLDPFSQNMSPELLSVDFFKEFRRVIKDNGIVATYTSSAPVRMGFIEADFYVSLGPIFGRFQGGTLASPNPKNLRKSLARNDEIKMALSDVGIPFRDPNLNLSSAEILDNRREERHLARHNTKISSAVKTPIFLAQDMDDKPLKRRVERNLSKMNIPGVLSKEAFYIVEPENDYMEEYLEDNNSRTRILKMMKRLDDVKNKNLN
- a CDS encoding 4Fe-4S cluster-binding domain-containing protein; translation: MTVRITNIQRFSLQDGSGIRTTVFLKGCDLTCPWCCNPENLNFEIEDYNHNNKNESFGYDISLEELEKEILKDEIYYGDAKGGVTFSGGEPLLQIESLKPLLKNLKDKNINICFETSLSVSNNLLKIAIPFIDELFIDIKLLDKKEAKEVLNLDMDAYYKNLELINNSKIKNENITFRIPLNKEYTLKEENIKLILKLIEKYPNFKVEIFKTHNLAKSKYESLNKEFNSFSEINDDFVNEIYKKIKKINSNVRVISL
- a CDS encoding pyruvate formate lyase family protein, with the protein product MNTFFKKFAKKTYHKAQGNSLGKRSITLAFLFRKLTRRFGSREKASSYLAKNMYKLYITTNKFNKGTQIKNLFRKLEITVPKDGFIFFLDEFKNLSEEGHIIDNISIDYSRVLNNSIYDYNEMYFNPKEGYRMKLYSDSDFIRNQQDTVDAIELLIYRIIKKLKKSNHQEKTKFVHYFENMIDREAEHFEEALQRILFYNQLLWQTGHGLNGLGRLDKILEDLYLDDLNSGFITQEEAYELIKSFLKTLHSYYWFKSAALMGDTGQVIILGGKYSDEYGEYYFYNDLTYMFINAIKELQLPDPKVLLRISNQTPRDLIELSLKTINTGIGSPLFSNDEIVIDKMIEFGYDKEDATNYVVSACWEPSALGKGLEQNNINFISFLKPLNEFFDSENKEVLGMLENFDELFNSYKYYLKKEAESLIQTLDDIGWNEDPILSLFIDDCNDKQIDISKGGAKYNHYGITTVSLANTVNSLYNIKKLVFEEKKYTLNELNKMRKNNFKKAKYHNVFNELKSIKPCFAMDDEEILSISNEIIFFLEDCFKGYTNKFGGKIKFGLSAPSYISAGSEISASFDGRKEGEPFSTHISLDTNKDFTEILHFASKLDYGGAKFNGNVVDLMLSPDLIENHLDKFTDFIISSIKLGFFQMQMNVVSSKTLIEAKENPDMHPNLIVRVWGFSAYFNDLPEDYKDLLIKRALKNEGKS
- a CDS encoding flippase, producing the protein MSEIKTLFKNISWVASSQLIVNICAFLWTIAIARYLGVNDYGILSFAISFTVLLGMGTDIGMSTYTTRKLSQDKSKTQKFINNLIPFKIILSLVIFILTALILFLWGYNKLTIEVALIISIETIFICMIKFIGGVFQAYENQKINSIGEIITSVLLLLFTLLIVVLDLGLVAVALSYALAYLAFLIYMVLNMNRSFGIPKFEFDLSFWKDIAIKSIPFGLSIFFYTVYFSIDVVMIKFLSGNYATGIYNAAYKIVSVFVAFYVIYQYVIFPLMSKLYAENTNLLKVSFEQSFKYSLLILLPINIGVYLYSPYIINLIYSSKYALASPAMQILIWTVVFLFINGVATSLLNSIGKELSVTKIYLVTAIFNIILNYLTIPIWSYIGASITTVLSEILILVLMLCSISKTEYRPDFLLLKTIIKLIICGFILFIVLYLINVSLWLAIPIGLIVYILALIITKTIDDTDKYIINELLKR